The Triticum urartu cultivar G1812 chromosome 5, Tu2.1, whole genome shotgun sequence genome contains the following window.
AACTCAGCCATATGCCTTTCCCCAAAATAATAGTATTTCATATGAAAAGACACATAACTAACAATATACAATGATTTGCATTTGCTAACTACTATAATGAGTTGTTTGCAACACCGTGCCATCTCCTACAGAGTGAATCCAGTATGTTCAGAAGGCAAAAGCAAAGAGATAAAAACTACCAATGCATATGTTTGAAAAGTGAGTTCCTTATAAGATGAGATCGTCGTCGGACTTCCAATCAAAGCAATTCATAGGATCAACACATACAAAGATTTCAATAAATGTTCTCATTGTATTTGATTGATTACAAACAGATTTCTGCCAATTGCACAAAGCCCATGCTTGTAATCTGACGGGACCTATTAAAAAGAAGTGAACAGGTCAGGAAAACATCTACTGATCTCCATCCAATACGCCATGTAAGTTGGTTCCCTTGGAGTTCAGGTAATACATAGACAACCAAATCACTTGAATAGAGAAAGCAATCTGCATTGTACTGGTAGCTAAGAAAGACCTACAGGAGCAGAGGAACATGGTTTGATCAAGGAATTGGGAATCAGTtttaaaaagaaagaaagagggAAGGCTTGGGTGGAAGGGATCTCACCAAGATGTAGCTATGCAGG
Protein-coding sequences here:
- the LOC125508074 gene encoding uncharacterized protein LOC125508074, whose amino-acid sequence is MTAAVTRIHERDGGWERTAALLLTMTGWCVRCPKAEPTESCNHPCCFLQLSLLHSYILVFLSYQYNADCFLYSSDLVVYVLPELQGNQLTWRIGWRSVDVFLTCSLLFNRSRQITSMGFVQLAEICL